One part of the Mycobacterium marinum genome encodes these proteins:
- a CDS encoding alpha/beta hydrolase translates to MATRHEYDRIPYLVAFQNNSGVRDVYGGLAEITVLESYLLKPKDKPSETVLVFMHPIGGGAYLPMINALARAGHHVIYCNSRFRGTDSALLMEKVVEDLGECIKDAKKRLGYSKVVLAGWSGGGSLSVLYQQQAQRPTLTASPSGDGPDLTQLDLPAADAIMLLAAHISRHGTLTEWLDASIIDESDPSKRDPDLDLYDPNNPNQPPYSAQFLTRYRQAQIDRNRRITAWVKDKLAELEASGRPDSDVAEFCFVVHGTMADPRWLDPSVDPNERTPGTCYLGDPQVVNMSPVGLARFCTLRSWLSQWSYDDARGDGVVCGRDLAVPALVIGNLADDACTPSHTRRLFEAIGHADKEMYEIPGATHYYAGPDQRDKLGQAVDIVTDWLLRHDFASRP, encoded by the coding sequence ATGGCGACCCGACACGAATACGATCGAATCCCCTATCTCGTTGCCTTCCAGAACAATTCCGGGGTCCGCGATGTTTATGGCGGACTCGCCGAGATCACCGTCCTGGAGAGCTATCTGCTCAAGCCGAAGGACAAACCGTCGGAGACCGTGCTGGTGTTCATGCACCCGATCGGCGGCGGCGCATATCTGCCGATGATCAACGCACTGGCCCGCGCCGGCCACCACGTCATCTACTGCAACAGCCGGTTCCGCGGCACCGACTCGGCGCTGCTGATGGAGAAGGTGGTCGAAGATCTCGGCGAATGCATCAAGGACGCGAAGAAGCGGCTGGGCTACTCCAAGGTGGTACTGGCCGGATGGAGCGGCGGCGGCTCGCTGTCGGTGCTCTACCAGCAGCAGGCCCAGCGGCCGACACTGACGGCCAGCCCCTCCGGCGACGGCCCCGACCTGACCCAACTGGACCTGCCCGCCGCCGACGCCATCATGTTGCTCGCCGCGCACATCAGCCGCCACGGCACGCTCACCGAATGGCTGGACGCCTCGATCATCGACGAATCCGATCCGAGCAAACGCGATCCCGACCTGGATCTCTACGACCCGAACAACCCCAACCAACCGCCCTACAGCGCGCAGTTTCTCACCCGCTACCGGCAGGCCCAGATCGACCGCAACCGGCGCATCACCGCCTGGGTGAAAGACAAGCTGGCCGAACTCGAGGCCAGCGGGCGACCCGACTCCGATGTTGCGGAGTTCTGCTTCGTGGTGCACGGCACCATGGCCGACCCGCGCTGGCTCGATCCCAGCGTCGACCCCAACGAGCGCACGCCCGGCACCTGTTATCTGGGTGATCCGCAGGTGGTGAACATGAGCCCGGTCGGGCTTGCGCGCTTCTGCACGCTGCGCAGCTGGTTGTCGCAATGGAGCTACGACGATGCGCGGGGCGACGGCGTGGTGTGCGGCCGGGATCTTGCCGTCCCGGCACTGGTCATCGGTAATCTGGCCGATGACGCTTGCACGCCCAGCCACACCCGACGACTCTTCGAGGCCATCGGGCATGCCGACAAGGAGATGTACGAAATCCCTGGTGCTACTCACTATTACGCGGGCCCCGACCAGCGCGACAAGCTAGGTCAGGCCGTCGACATTGTCACCGACTGGCTGCTGCGACACGACTTTGCGAGCAGGCCATGA
- a CDS encoding homogentisate 1,2-dioxygenase — protein sequence MESFVHLRKGRTPRRLHADLDGLKDDELGRGGFTGRTANLYRRHDPTAYRAVGPLRPVDVLADQLEPSDATDANGGPLLMFSNADCRILLSRRHQVMPFYNRHVDGDLLCFVHDGAGLLETEFGPLRYRTGDWVYIPKATTWRQLPDTETTLLMVEATDEFRVPAPGALGRHFPFDPSQAVIPEPAPVENPPGLAARDEYQVRLVHEGGPTTLFYQHNPIDVEGWRGDNFAFTFNIADYNVITSDSVHLPPTVHLFMQATGVCVMNFLPKPAEGVPGTERTPWYHRNVDYDEIAFFHGGSLYGIPMPPGLISHAPQGVHHGAPERARERARRKFAEYSRVDWQVIAVDTRRRLTPSPAVLAHDLGQH from the coding sequence ATGGAATCGTTCGTTCACCTGCGCAAAGGCAGGACACCGCGGCGCCTGCACGCCGACCTCGACGGGCTCAAGGACGACGAGCTCGGCCGCGGCGGGTTCACCGGCCGCACCGCGAACCTCTACCGTCGCCATGACCCCACCGCCTACCGCGCGGTGGGACCGTTGCGCCCCGTCGACGTGCTGGCCGACCAGCTCGAGCCCAGCGATGCCACCGACGCCAACGGCGGCCCGCTGCTGATGTTCAGCAACGCCGACTGCCGCATCCTGCTCAGTCGCCGCCACCAAGTGATGCCGTTCTACAACCGCCATGTCGACGGCGACCTGCTGTGCTTCGTGCACGACGGCGCCGGGCTGCTGGAAACCGAGTTCGGGCCGTTGCGTTACCGCACCGGCGACTGGGTGTATATCCCGAAGGCGACCACCTGGCGCCAGCTGCCGGACACCGAGACGACGCTGCTCATGGTGGAGGCCACCGACGAGTTCCGCGTCCCCGCCCCGGGCGCGCTCGGCCGGCACTTCCCCTTCGACCCATCCCAAGCCGTGATCCCCGAACCGGCCCCCGTCGAGAACCCGCCGGGGTTGGCGGCGCGCGACGAATACCAAGTCCGGCTGGTACATGAGGGTGGCCCGACAACGCTTTTCTACCAACATAATCCGATTGACGTCGAAGGCTGGCGGGGCGACAACTTCGCCTTCACCTTCAACATCGCCGACTACAACGTGATCACCTCCGACAGTGTGCACCTGCCCCCGACGGTGCACCTGTTCATGCAGGCCACCGGCGTATGCGTGATGAACTTCCTGCCCAAACCCGCCGAAGGAGTTCCGGGGACCGAGCGCACACCCTGGTATCACCGCAACGTCGACTATGACGAGATCGCGTTTTTCCATGGCGGCTCGCTCTACGGCATCCCGATGCCGCCGGGGCTGATTTCCCATGCACCGCAAGGGGTTCATCACGGCGCACCCGAACGTGCCCGGGAACGGGCCCGGCGCAAGTTCGCCGAATATTCCCGCGTCGACTGGCAGGTCATCGCCGTCGACACCCGCCGGCGCCTGACACCCTCGCCCGCGGTGCTGGCCCACGACCTGGGGCAACACTGA
- a CDS encoding PPE family protein produces MNFAVLSPEANSARILSGPGPGPLLAAAAAWDGIGQELAAAASAFSSLTSDLAGAAWQGPSAAAMASVATSYVRWLGSAASGAVQTARQAATSAAVFEAARTATVPLELVAANRSALMSMVAANVFGLNAPAIAAIEAQYEQMWAQNVGAMFGYHVGVSEALSGLAPWQEVLSGVSGRVASALEGTSAAAVAALGPTALTAAGSALPAAATDVTLVIGGSGFPIPSQSYVDNVVNNFVTPNFPSFTVSNAISLFTPAESYWITGIKTMTEDASWAEGLTILDTAIKAQLAAGNNVVVQGYSQGAGIASLEMSNLKAAGVPTGSVSFSLIGNAMNPNGGLYERFAGLVSPSLGKTFWGATPDNYYTTDVYTLEYDGFADFPRYPLNFVSDLNAIMGIYYVHTQYPTLTAAQVATAFTLPTEGATMTTYHMIPTENLPLLEPLRGVPFIGNTLADLVQPDLKVLVNLGYGDPNYGYSTGPANVPTPFGLFPDVAPATVFDALVAGTQQGISDAAADIGAWQLPSLPDISLSGISNALGSDPWSALSNATLPTLSVSTIENAIKGVQTATTDIANTISFDATTAYATLLPTADVVNAMVTTLPAYNLKLFLDGILQVLDGDPAGLIYALGAPIAADTALVTLLAGFNLYAYLYAFNKILPGVL; encoded by the coding sequence GTGAATTTCGCCGTGCTATCGCCGGAGGCAAATTCGGCTCGAATCCTTTCCGGTCCGGGGCCGGGACCGTTGTTGGCTGCGGCGGCAGCTTGGGATGGGATCGGCCAAGAGCTGGCCGCGGCGGCAAGCGCGTTTTCTTCGCTGACCTCCGACCTGGCCGGGGCGGCGTGGCAGGGCCCGTCGGCGGCGGCGATGGCCAGCGTCGCGACGTCGTATGTCCGGTGGCTGGGATCCGCGGCGTCCGGCGCGGTGCAGACTGCGCGTCAAGCCGCGACGTCGGCTGCGGTGTTCGAGGCAGCGCGCACGGCCACGGTTCCGCTGGAGCTGGTGGCGGCGAACCGATCTGCGTTGATGTCGATGGTGGCCGCCAACGTGTTTGGGCTGAATGCACCGGCAATCGCGGCGATCGAGGCGCAGTACGAGCAGATGTGGGCTCAAAATGTGGGTGCGATGTTCGGCTACCACGTCGGAGTCTCGGAGGCGCTCTCTGGGCTCGCGCCGTGGCAGGAGGTGCTGTCGGGTGTGTCGGGTCGAGTGGCGAGCGCGCTGGAAGGGACCTCCGCGGCCGCCGTGGCGGCGCTTGGCCCCACCGCGCTGACCGCGGCGGGAAGCGCGCTACCGGCCGCCGCGACCGACGTCACTTTGGTGATTGGCGGCAGCGGCTTCCCGATTCCATCACAGAGCTATGTGGACAATGTGGTGAACAATTTCGTTACCCCCAATTTCCCGAGTTTCACGGTGAGCAACGCGATCTCCCTGTTTACCCCCGCTGAGTCGTATTGGATTACCGGCATCAAGACCATGACCGAGGACGCGTCGTGGGCCGAGGGTCTCACCATCCTCGATACCGCGATCAAAGCGCAGCTCGCCGCCGGCAACAACGTTGTCGTCCAGGGCTACTCGCAGGGCGCCGGGATCGCGTCGCTGGAGATGTCCAACCTCAAAGCGGCGGGGGTGCCGACCGGGTCGGTGAGTTTCTCGCTGATCGGTAACGCCATGAACCCCAACGGGGGGCTATATGAGCGTTTCGCCGGCCTGGTTTCACCAAGTCTGGGCAAAACATTCTGGGGCGCAACGCCCGACAATTACTACACGACGGACGTCTACACGCTCGAATACGACGGCTTCGCGGACTTCCCCCGGTACCCGCTCAACTTCGTGTCCGACCTGAACGCCATTATGGGCATTTACTACGTGCACACCCAATATCCGACTCTCACCGCCGCGCAAGTTGCAACCGCATTCACCTTGCCGACGGAGGGGGCAACGATGACCACCTACCACATGATTCCGACCGAGAACCTGCCGCTGCTGGAACCGCTACGTGGGGTTCCGTTTATCGGGAATACCCTGGCAGATCTGGTGCAACCGGACCTGAAGGTGCTGGTCAACCTGGGCTATGGCGACCCCAACTATGGCTATTCGACCGGACCGGCCAATGTGCCGACGCCGTTTGGTTTGTTCCCGGATGTCGCCCCAGCCACGGTGTTCGACGCATTGGTCGCCGGCACCCAGCAGGGCATCAGCGATGCGGCGGCCGATATCGGTGCGTGGCAGTTGCCGTCGTTGCCCGACATTTCGCTCTCGGGCATCTCCAACGCTCTTGGCTCGGATCCATGGTCGGCGCTGAGCAACGCGACCTTGCCCACGCTTTCGGTATCGACGATCGAGAACGCCATCAAGGGCGTCCAGACCGCGACTACCGATATCGCCAATACCATCTCATTCGATGCCACCACGGCGTACGCAACCTTGCTGCCAACCGCGGATGTGGTGAACGCGATGGTTACGACGCTTCCGGCTTACAACCTCAAGCTATTCCTGGACGGAATTCTGCAGGTCCTCGATGGTGATCCTGCCGGATTGATCTATGCACTCGGGGCGCCAATCGCCGCCGACACCGCGCTGGTGACACTGCTGGCCGGCTTCAACCTCTACGCCTACTTGTACGCGTTCAACAAGATCTTGCCGGGGGTCCTCTGA
- a CDS encoding NADPH:quinone oxidoreductase family protein, whose product MRAIRVTRLDGPDAVEVAEVDEPTGDGVVVDVHAAGVAFPDALLTRGLYQYRPQLPFVLGAEIAGVVRSAPPDCHVCTGDRVVGLTMLSGGMAEVAVLAPDRVFRLPDNVSFEAGAGLLFNDLTVYFALAVRGRLQRGETVLVHGAAGGIGTSALRLAPVLGASRTIAVVSSEEKSAIATAAGATDVVLADGFKDTVKELTNGRGVDVVVDPVGGDRFTDSLRSLAPAGRLLVIGFTGGEIPTVKVNRLLLNNIDVVGVGWGAWAGTHPGALAEQWAALESLLSSGALPPPEPAVYPLEQAGAAVASLENRTARGKVVLRVRG is encoded by the coding sequence ATGCGCGCGATACGGGTGACTCGGCTCGATGGTCCGGACGCGGTCGAGGTGGCCGAGGTCGACGAACCAACCGGCGACGGGGTGGTCGTCGACGTGCATGCCGCCGGGGTGGCATTCCCCGATGCGTTGCTCACTCGCGGCCTCTATCAATACCGACCGCAGCTTCCCTTCGTGCTCGGGGCCGAGATCGCCGGCGTGGTTCGGAGCGCCCCACCGGACTGCCACGTGTGCACCGGCGACCGGGTCGTCGGCTTGACCATGCTTTCCGGCGGCATGGCCGAGGTCGCGGTGCTCGCGCCCGACCGGGTGTTCCGGCTACCCGACAACGTCAGCTTCGAAGCCGGAGCGGGCTTGCTGTTCAACGATCTGACGGTGTACTTCGCCCTGGCCGTCCGGGGCCGCCTACAGCGCGGCGAGACGGTCCTGGTGCACGGCGCGGCCGGCGGCATCGGCACCTCGGCGCTGCGGCTGGCCCCGGTGCTGGGCGCGTCTCGCACCATCGCGGTGGTCAGCAGTGAGGAGAAGTCCGCAATCGCGACGGCCGCCGGTGCCACCGACGTGGTGCTCGCCGACGGGTTCAAGGACACGGTCAAAGAACTCACCAACGGCCGCGGCGTCGACGTGGTTGTCGACCCGGTCGGCGGTGACCGGTTTACCGATTCGCTTCGCTCACTGGCTCCGGCCGGGCGGTTGCTGGTGATCGGCTTCACCGGTGGGGAGATACCGACGGTAAAGGTAAATCGGCTGCTACTGAACAACATTGATGTGGTCGGCGTCGGTTGGGGCGCCTGGGCCGGAACCCACCCCGGCGCGCTGGCCGAGCAGTGGGCCGCCCTCGAGAGTCTGCTGAGTTCGGGCGCGTTACCCCCTCCCGAGCCGGCGGTCTATCCGCTCGAGCAGGCCGGCGCGGCGGTGGCGTCGCTGGAGAATCGCACCGCCCGCGGCAAAGTGGTGCTGCGGGTACGGGGCTGA
- a CDS encoding acryloyl-CoA reductase: MDTFHALVAHQDGDRITASIRTLTPNDLPPGDVTIRVHFSSVNFKDALALTPGGGVVRKYPVVPGIDLTGEVVESHSPEFSVGDLVLAHGYEIGTGRHGGYAEYVRLPADQVVALGTLSPRAGAAIGTAGFTAAMSVQALINWGVAPDAGPVVVTGASGGVGSISVDLLAAAGYQVVASTGKPQAAELLKSLGAAEVIGRLPADPDAKPRPLAKARWAAAVDCVGGATLADVLSTIDYGGAVAASGLTGGAALHTTVMPFILRGIALLGMDSVLMPIGPRRQLWSLLGDSLRPRRLDDLTTDIDIKDVVGVLDQLRAGEFTGRAVVRVAGAF, translated from the coding sequence ATGGACACGTTTCATGCGCTGGTCGCACATCAGGACGGGGATCGGATCACCGCGTCGATCCGGACGCTGACACCTAACGATCTGCCCCCTGGCGACGTGACGATCCGGGTGCATTTCTCGAGTGTCAACTTCAAGGACGCGCTGGCGTTGACGCCCGGGGGCGGTGTGGTGCGTAAGTACCCCGTAGTTCCGGGCATCGACCTGACCGGAGAAGTCGTCGAATCCCACTCGCCCGAGTTCAGCGTTGGCGACCTGGTGCTGGCGCACGGCTATGAAATCGGCACCGGCCGCCACGGTGGCTACGCCGAATACGTTCGGCTGCCCGCAGATCAGGTGGTGGCACTGGGCACATTGAGTCCACGTGCGGGCGCGGCCATCGGCACCGCCGGTTTCACCGCGGCGATGAGTGTTCAGGCGCTGATCAACTGGGGCGTGGCGCCCGACGCCGGGCCGGTCGTCGTCACCGGCGCCTCGGGCGGGGTCGGCTCGATCAGCGTCGACCTGCTGGCGGCCGCCGGCTACCAGGTGGTGGCCTCCACCGGCAAACCTCAGGCCGCCGAGCTACTGAAATCGTTGGGGGCCGCCGAGGTCATCGGCCGGCTGCCGGCCGATCCCGATGCCAAACCGCGACCGTTGGCCAAGGCCCGCTGGGCCGCGGCGGTGGACTGCGTGGGCGGCGCAACGCTGGCCGACGTTCTGAGCACCATCGACTACGGAGGCGCGGTGGCCGCCAGCGGCCTCACCGGCGGGGCGGCGCTGCACACCACGGTCATGCCGTTCATCCTGCGCGGCATCGCGCTGCTCGGTATGGACTCGGTGTTGATGCCCATCGGCCCGCGCCGGCAGCTGTGGTCACTTCTCGGCGATTCGTTACGGCCGCGCCGTCTGGACGATCTCACCACCGATATCGACATCAAAGACGTGGTCGGTGTGCTCGATCAACTGCGCGCGGGCGAATTCACCGGCCGGGCTGTGGTGCGGGTGGCCGGCGCGTTCTAG
- a CDS encoding VOC family protein, which yields MSTAGRSVFGNVQLGYIVIETNRFSDWRRFGRDAIGLHVDDSLADTMRFRLDGNECRFLLQHGPAEDVTALGWQLDDHNTFEEIINRVRRQGVPIIEGSAEQAALRGVARLARFPGPNGLTQEIYAEPRPCPAPLNIGARGGFVTGAGGIGHVAITSKRPDQVRGYFDTVFDARLSDFIDETISGIKFKIRFLRVNQRHHSVAIAAANRLPINPIRTRVQHVNVQAADLDDLTASYQRIRELGFGLALSVGQHTNDRELSYYAVTPSGFEWELGWNPIVVDESTWEPTTYQGISIWGHTPEGQHIIDKLAQFKTAGRSLLRREDNVAPLCGPARSSRCGESILTTT from the coding sequence ATGAGCACCGCGGGACGCTCGGTGTTCGGCAACGTGCAGCTCGGCTACATCGTCATCGAGACCAACCGGTTCTCCGATTGGCGCCGGTTCGGCCGAGACGCGATCGGCCTGCACGTCGACGACTCACTCGCCGATACCATGCGGTTTCGCCTCGACGGCAACGAATGCCGCTTCTTGCTACAGCACGGACCGGCGGAGGACGTCACGGCCCTGGGCTGGCAACTCGACGACCACAACACATTCGAGGAAATCATCAATCGGGTTCGGCGCCAAGGCGTCCCGATCATCGAAGGTTCGGCCGAACAAGCCGCACTGCGCGGGGTGGCGCGGCTCGCGCGATTCCCCGGGCCCAACGGCCTGACCCAGGAGATCTACGCCGAGCCGCGCCCATGCCCAGCGCCATTGAACATTGGCGCGCGAGGCGGCTTCGTCACCGGCGCCGGCGGCATCGGACACGTGGCCATCACGTCGAAGAGGCCAGACCAAGTCCGCGGCTACTTTGACACCGTGTTCGACGCGCGACTGAGCGACTTCATCGATGAGACGATCAGCGGCATCAAGTTCAAGATCCGATTCCTGCGGGTCAACCAGCGACATCACTCGGTAGCCATCGCCGCAGCAAACCGCCTGCCGATCAACCCGATCCGCACCCGAGTGCAACACGTCAACGTGCAGGCCGCCGACCTCGACGATCTCACCGCGTCCTATCAGCGCATCAGGGAACTTGGGTTTGGGCTGGCGCTCAGCGTCGGACAGCACACCAACGACCGGGAACTGTCCTACTACGCGGTGACACCGTCAGGATTCGAATGGGAACTCGGCTGGAACCCCATCGTGGTCGACGAATCCACCTGGGAGCCGACGACTTACCAGGGAATCAGCATTTGGGGCCATACTCCAGAGGGACAGCACATCATCGACAAGTTGGCCCAATTCAAGACGGCGGGGCGTTCGTTGCTGCGGCGCGAGGACAACGTGGCGCCGCTCTGCGGCCCGGCAAGGAGTTCGCGATGTGGCGAATCGATACTCACCACCACATGA
- a CDS encoding alpha/beta fold hydrolase has translation MTTTTLAERTVTVDGKPIFFAEAGGGPTVVLLHGGGPGATGLSNYARNIDQLAQRFRLIIPDMPGYGRSGKGVDQSDPFGYLASAIRGLLDELRIPSAHLVGNSYGGAAALRLALDSPHRVDRLVLMGPGGIGTTRSAPTAGLKTLLSYYAGDGPSRAKLAHLIRNYLVYEGDSVPDELIDLRYQASIDPAVIADPPLRRPNGLRTLWRMDLTRDRRLRQLPTPTLVLWGRDDKINRPAGGPMLLNLMPNAELVMTSRTGHWMQWERAELFNQLVAEFLSQRSAFAS, from the coding sequence ATGACCACCACGACGCTGGCCGAACGCACCGTCACCGTCGATGGAAAGCCGATCTTCTTCGCCGAGGCCGGCGGCGGGCCCACCGTGGTGCTACTACACGGCGGAGGTCCCGGCGCAACCGGCCTTTCCAACTACGCGCGCAACATCGACCAACTCGCGCAGCGGTTCCGGCTGATCATTCCGGATATGCCCGGCTACGGCCGCTCCGGCAAAGGCGTGGATCAGTCCGACCCGTTCGGCTATCTGGCCAGCGCAATCCGCGGGCTGCTCGACGAACTGAGGATCCCGTCGGCACATCTGGTCGGCAATTCCTACGGCGGTGCCGCCGCACTGCGGTTGGCCCTCGACAGCCCGCACCGGGTCGACCGGCTGGTGCTGATGGGACCCGGTGGGATCGGCACCACGCGCAGCGCGCCCACGGCGGGACTCAAGACCCTGCTGTCCTACTACGCCGGCGACGGGCCGAGCCGGGCCAAATTGGCGCACCTGATCCGCAATTACCTGGTATACGAGGGAGATTCGGTGCCCGACGAGTTGATCGACCTGCGTTACCAGGCCTCCATCGACCCGGCCGTGATCGCCGACCCGCCGCTACGGCGCCCGAACGGGCTTCGCACCCTGTGGCGCATGGACCTCACCCGCGACCGCAGACTCCGGCAGTTACCCACGCCAACCCTGGTGTTATGGGGCCGCGACGACAAGATCAACCGCCCGGCCGGCGGTCCGATGCTGCTGAACCTGATGCCCAACGCCGAGTTGGTCATGACCTCGCGCACCGGTCACTGGATGCAGTGGGAGCGCGCCGAACTGTTCAATCAGCTGGTTGCCGAATTCCTCTCGCAAAGATCGGCTTTCGCATCATGA
- a CDS encoding bifunctional 3-(3-hydroxy-phenyl)propionate/3-hydroxycinnamic acid hydroxylase: MTTAAMTEATSEAATYDVAIIGYGPTGATAANLLGQLGMKVVVIERDPDIYGRARAISTDEEVMRIWQSVGLAERLQSDMLPDRPIAFVDAHGVPFIEMKIKPRGSGHPPQQFLYQPAVDQVLRAGVARFANVEVLVEHECLRVLNNDAAAELLLADLRTDTFKRLRARYVIAADGGSSPTRGQLGVGYTGRTYAERWVVIDTKVRRAWDAHDRLRFHCDPARPTVDCPTPLGHHRWEYPASADEADQKLVREEAIWRVLNAQGITENEVEILRAVIYCHHVRVADRWRIGRVFLAGDAAHAMPPWIGQGMSAGVRDAANLCWKLAAVLNGNAPDSLLDSYQDERKPHVTEVTRRAVFTGRLITERRQAVAAVRNGLGRALTRFPSAMARLQRAMWIPPARYQEGFLASGHRAVGWQIPQPWVIDGNGATARLDDILGSQWVLLHTGDAPTGSQAWTQRGVPAVRLGTPESGARPDGIRDSGGTLLRWLARKHASAVVLRPDGFIYAAAESGSPLPTPPAGHFGNTLPTSMKIGALA; encoded by the coding sequence ATGACAACAGCGGCAATGACCGAAGCGACGTCTGAGGCAGCGACCTACGACGTGGCGATCATCGGCTACGGACCGACCGGCGCCACCGCGGCCAACCTATTGGGTCAGCTTGGCATGAAAGTGGTAGTCATAGAACGTGATCCGGACATCTATGGGAGGGCCCGGGCCATCTCCACCGACGAAGAGGTGATGCGCATCTGGCAGTCCGTCGGCCTGGCCGAGCGCCTGCAGTCCGACATGCTGCCGGACCGGCCAATCGCGTTTGTCGACGCCCACGGCGTGCCCTTCATCGAGATGAAGATCAAGCCGCGCGGCAGTGGCCATCCACCCCAGCAGTTCCTGTATCAGCCCGCGGTCGACCAGGTACTGCGCGCGGGCGTGGCCCGGTTCGCCAATGTCGAGGTGCTGGTCGAGCACGAATGCCTGCGGGTGCTGAACAACGACGCGGCGGCCGAACTGCTGCTGGCCGACCTGCGTACCGATACATTCAAGCGGCTGCGCGCCCGCTACGTCATCGCGGCCGACGGCGGCTCCTCACCCACCCGGGGTCAGCTCGGCGTCGGCTACACCGGCCGCACCTACGCCGAACGATGGGTGGTCATCGACACCAAGGTGCGGCGCGCCTGGGATGCACACGACCGCTTGCGATTCCACTGTGACCCGGCCCGCCCCACCGTCGACTGCCCGACCCCACTTGGCCATCACCGCTGGGAGTATCCGGCCAGTGCCGATGAGGCCGATCAGAAGCTAGTCCGCGAGGAAGCGATCTGGCGAGTCCTCAACGCACAAGGCATCACCGAGAACGAGGTCGAGATCCTGCGCGCGGTGATCTATTGCCACCACGTCCGCGTCGCCGACCGCTGGCGCATCGGACGCGTCTTCCTGGCCGGCGACGCCGCCCACGCCATGCCGCCGTGGATCGGCCAGGGCATGTCCGCAGGGGTGCGGGACGCGGCCAACTTGTGCTGGAAGCTTGCCGCCGTGTTGAACGGAAACGCACCGGACTCGCTGCTGGACTCCTACCAGGACGAGCGCAAGCCGCACGTCACCGAGGTCACCCGGCGCGCGGTCTTCACCGGACGCCTCATCACCGAGCGCCGCCAGGCAGTTGCCGCCGTTCGAAATGGCCTGGGGCGCGCCCTGACCCGGTTCCCGTCGGCGATGGCCCGGCTGCAGCGGGCCATGTGGATCCCACCCGCCCGGTATCAGGAAGGCTTCCTGGCCAGCGGACATCGCGCGGTCGGCTGGCAGATTCCGCAGCCATGGGTCATCGATGGCAATGGTGCGACCGCGCGCCTAGACGACATTCTCGGCAGTCAGTGGGTGCTGCTGCATACCGGAGACGCCCCAACGGGTAGCCAGGCCTGGACCCAACGCGGTGTGCCCGCGGTGCGATTGGGCACGCCCGAATCGGGTGCGCGCCCGGACGGCATTCGCGATTCCGGTGGCACGCTGTTGCGCTGGCTGGCACGCAAGCACGCGAGCGCCGTGGTGTTACGCCCGGACGGATTCATCTATGCCGCGGCCGAATCCGGGAGTCCACTGCCAACACCTCCGGCCGGCCACTTCGGCAACACCCTCCCCACCTCCATGAAGATCGGGGCACTGGCATGA
- a CDS encoding TetR/AcrR family transcriptional regulator, with the protein MAKETESRPLKRAPRRGRADGELSRARILDAASEIAAERGYEGTSIALVSAKCGLPASSIYWHFKDKDDLIAAVIERSFGAWLAAWQLPEGQSGDETIQGTEQFVGLATQTAKALLDSPDFIRLGLMLALERRPAEPRARTMFLEVRAQAFGQLIGNFGRFMPGLTEAQIYQLATYAMAGADGLFIAKEIDGDAVNLIEMFELHGRALYDMARRFIEDGATR; encoded by the coding sequence ATGGCCAAGGAAACCGAATCCCGGCCCCTCAAGCGCGCACCGCGCCGGGGCCGCGCCGACGGGGAACTGTCCCGGGCCCGGATTCTGGACGCGGCCAGCGAGATTGCGGCCGAGCGCGGTTATGAAGGCACCAGTATTGCGTTGGTGAGCGCGAAATGCGGGCTGCCGGCCAGTTCCATCTACTGGCACTTCAAGGACAAGGACGATCTGATCGCTGCCGTGATCGAGCGTAGCTTCGGTGCCTGGCTGGCGGCGTGGCAGCTTCCCGAGGGGCAAAGCGGAGACGAAACCATCCAGGGAACTGAGCAATTCGTGGGCCTGGCAACACAGACCGCCAAGGCCTTGTTGGATTCACCGGACTTCATCCGGCTGGGCCTGATGCTGGCGCTGGAGCGTCGGCCGGCCGAGCCGCGGGCCCGAACCATGTTCCTGGAAGTCCGTGCCCAGGCGTTCGGGCAGCTCATCGGAAACTTCGGCAGGTTCATGCCGGGGTTGACCGAAGCGCAGATCTACCAGCTCGCGACCTACGCAATGGCGGGTGCCGACGGCTTGTTCATCGCCAAGGAAATCGACGGCGACGCGGTCAATCTCATCGAGATGTTCGAGTTGCACGGCCGCGCGCTCTACGACATGGCCCGCCGGTTCATCGAAGACGGGGCAACACGATGA